One genomic segment of Mycolicibacterium gilvum includes these proteins:
- a CDS encoding WXG100 family type VII secretion target, translating into MSQIMFNYPAMLNHAGEMSSYAGALQAIGADIAAEQAALKSAWQGDTGVTYQAWQAQWNTAMEELVRAYRAMASTHEMNTTSMAARDQAEGAKWG; encoded by the coding sequence ATGTCGCAGATCATGTTCAACTATCCGGCCATGCTCAACCACGCCGGTGAGATGTCGTCGTATGCCGGTGCGCTGCAGGCGATCGGCGCCGATATCGCCGCCGAGCAGGCCGCGCTGAAGAGTGCGTGGCAGGGTGACACCGGTGTGACCTACCAAGCATGGCAGGCGCAGTGGAACACCGCCATGGAGGAACTCGTGCGGGCCTACCGCGCCATGGCCAGTACCCACGAGATGAACACCACGTCGATGGCCGCGCGGGATCAGGCCGAGGGCGCCAAGTGGGGCTGA